The DNA window AATCTCCCGCTTGCTGTTTTACACGGTCGCGTTCTGCTTTGGCAAAATACACTCGATCTAGTAAATGTCCTAGATTTTTTTCCTTATATTTGTCTCCATCTAAATGGCTTAAAGCATTTGGCGAATAAAAAGTCTTCCCATTTAATTCGACTATTTGTCTTGTTGATCCGCCTTGTTCAAATTCTTTCATATATGCTTTATAAACTTCCACTCTATCAGTTGCTTCATTAAATCGATAAAGTAGTTCTTTTGCATGTAAAGGAGAGAATCCCGAAATTTGCTCCACAATTTCTTTGGATTCATGGGCTGATTGAATCACATTCAACAGTTCCTCTGAATACTCTAATGGATGGAGTTTATTTTGAGTCGGTGGGGCAATATAAGGTTGACCCGGCAAAATCGTTCGATAGCTATTCATGGAAGGGGATAAATGCTTGATACATTCCAAAATAAGATTTCGACTAGGGTCCACTAATAACAAGTTACTATGACGCCCCATAATTTCCATATGGACTTCTCGAGTAATGTCATCTCCAATTTCGTTTTTACTTTGAATTTGGAAGATGATAATACGATCTGTTTCGTGTTGACGAATGGAAGAAATGATTCCACCTTCTAAATGTTTACGCAAAACCATGCAAAATAATGGAGGTGTTGCAGGATTGTCAATTGTTTCGTTCGTAATTTGTACACGCGAATAAGAAGGGTGTACAGAAAACAATAATTTATAGTTCTTCCCTTGCGACCGGATTTGCATTAAGATTTCTTGAGCATTTGGTTGGTGTATTTTAGAAATACGCCCTGTTATTAATTGTTGCAATTCAGTTTTCATTGATATTGTAAATAAACCATCAAAAGCCATAATATTATCCTCTTTCAAAACGTTATTTTAATCTGGTTCTAGATGCCAGGTACTCTTTTTTAAAACACTTTTTAATCAGTTATCCAGTCTCATCTCCTTGCCAGTACATTGAATAACTCTAAATTGGTTTTTTAGAAACTATTCGCCTAATCTTATCTTCATATGAAAGGATTTAGCGCGGCGGCATGAGACTCCTGCGGGATCAGCGATAGGGCACTGAAAAACTCTATTACAGAATTTTTTATGATAAATATTCGATGTGACGATACTCTGTACTATAGGATTTAGCACGGCGGCGTGAGACTCCTGTGGGAAAGCGAGACAGCCGAGACCCCGCACGAAGCGTAGCGTAGGAGGAGGCTTGGCGCTCGCCCACGGAAAGCGAACAGAGCCGTGCTAAATCCAATTAGCGGATGTTTATTAGGAATTTTATTAGAATACCATTTTTTCAGTGCCCTCATCAGCGAGAAAGACGAGACCCCGCACGTAGCGTAAAAATAGGAAGGAAGGCTAATGGCGCCTCCTCCTGAGGCAACGCCTTCATGACCAACATCGTGTTGGCCCAGGAGGCTCGGCGCTCGCCCCGCGGAAAGCGAATGCCAGAGCGATAAATCTGAGTAGTACACGCATTTAATGAAACTAGATAATGCTTTTCTTATTATCTTATCATTTTAAAGGAAACTTGTGTTATAATGTGTTAAGTATGTAAACTGTTATAAATGTACAGGCAAACGGAGTATGCATGTATTTGAAGGAGACGTTATGCGAAGAGAAAAAGGTATATTGATCGTTTTATCAGGTCCATCTGGAGTTGGTAAAGGGACAGTGAGAAAAGAACTGTTTTCAGAGCCCGGGACAAATTATGAGTATTCCATCTCTATGACAACTAGACTTCCTCGAGAAGGCGAAGTAGATGGAGTAGATTATTTCTTTAAGCAGAAAGAAGAGTTTGAACAGTTAATTGAACAAGGGAAGTTATTAGAATATGCCTCATATGTAGGAAATTACTATGGTACTCCAATTGATTATGTTAATGAAACACTCGATTCTGGCCGAGATGTATTTTTAGAAATAGAAGTTCAAGGAGCAAGTGTAGTTCGCCAAAAAGCTCCAGAAGCACTTTATATTTTCTTAGCTCCTCCTAGCTTATCAGAATTAGAACAACGCTTAATAGGTAGAGGAACGGAAACAGAAGATGTCATTAATTCTCGAATTCAGGCTGCAAGGCAGGAACTAGAAATGATGCATTTATATGATTATGTTGTGGAAAATGACGAAGTAGAAAATGCTTGCGCGAAAATTAACGCAATCGTAGCTGCAGAGCATTGTCGACGTGAACGTGTTGAAAAAAGATATTTAGCAATGTTGGAAGGGGAATATTAAATGTTATATCCATCAGTAGATTCATTAAAAAATAAAATCGATTCAAAATATTCACTAGTGAGTGTAGCTTCTAAAAGAGCTCGTCAGTTACAAGAAGAAGGCGGCGAGCGTTTACATTCATACGTATCAGCTAAACAAGTTGGGAGAGCGTTAGAAGAAGTAGCAGCTGGTGAGCTTACAATCGAATTTGCCAACGAAGATGCGGTTTACGAGGACGAAGTATAATATAACTTCCTTCAGTAGATCGTTCATAACGCTACTGAATAAAGCTATAGCCTCCGGCAGATGCCAAATCTGGACTCAAATACGCCAAGGCGAATTTGATTAAGAAACTATCACCTCCCAAAGAATGAACAGTTCTTTGGGAGTTTGTTGTTTAGAGAGGAGAATAACCATGTTAACTTCTAAAAAAATTGTGGTCTGTGTGACAGGTGGTATTGCCGTATATAAAGCCGTTGCACTTGTAAGTAAATTAACGCAGGATGGAGCAGATGTGAAAGTCATGATGACGAAGTCTGCGATGGAATTTGTACAGCCTTTAAGCTTTCAAGTAATGTCTCGTAATGATGTGTATTTTGATACATTTGATGAAAAAGATTCGAGCGTGATTGCGCATATCAATCTAGCGGACTGGGCAGATTTAGTCATTGTTGCACCGGCAACAGCTAATGTCATTGGCAAGCTTGCAAACGGGATTGCAGATGATATGGTGACGACGACTTTACTAGCAACAACTGCGAAGGTATGGATTGCACCGGCAATGAATGTACATATGTATGATAATGCTGCAGTAAAACGAAATATACATCGACTTTCCGAAGATGGATATTCATTCATTGAGCCTTCTGAAGGTTTTTTAGCATGTGGGTATGTAGGGAAAGGTCGACTAGAGGAACCAGAAAATATTGTGAAGCTAGTAGAAGATTATTTTTCTCCAAAGGAATTACCTTTAAAAGGACAAAAAGTAGTAGTGACTGCAGGTC is part of the Psychrobacillus sp. FSL H8-0483 genome and encodes:
- a CDS encoding NFACT RNA binding domain-containing protein — protein: MAFDGLFTISMKTELQQLITGRISKIHQPNAQEILMQIRSQGKNYKLLFSVHPSYSRVQITNETIDNPATPPLFCMVLRKHLEGGIISSIRQHETDRIIIFQIQSKNEIGDDITREVHMEIMGRHSNLLLVDPSRNLILECIKHLSPSMNSYRTILPGQPYIAPPTQNKLHPLEYSEELLNVIQSAHESKEIVEQISGFSPLHAKELLYRFNEATDRVEVYKAYMKEFEQGGSTRQIVELNGKTFYSPNALSHLDGDKYKEKNLGHLLDRVYFAKAERDRVKQQAGDLERWLQNELNKLKLKMKKLQKDFEQAEKLDTFQLYGELLMANAYAMEKGAKEVELVNYYDENEKTVVIPLDNRKTPTQNAQSYYNRYTKAKTALLKIEQQFEITKEDIAYFELLLQQVMQASPTDIEEIREELTEQGLLKARASKKKKKPTKPTPEKFIASDGTEISVGKNNKQNDFVTFKLARKTDTWLHTKDIPGSHVVIHSDNPSDTALLEAANLAAYFSKARESASVPVDYTVIKQVKKPSGAKPGFVIYFEQTTLFVTPDEEKIRHMKK
- the gmk gene encoding guanylate kinase encodes the protein MRREKGILIVLSGPSGVGKGTVRKELFSEPGTNYEYSISMTTRLPREGEVDGVDYFFKQKEEFEQLIEQGKLLEYASYVGNYYGTPIDYVNETLDSGRDVFLEIEVQGASVVRQKAPEALYIFLAPPSLSELEQRLIGRGTETEDVINSRIQAARQELEMMHLYDYVVENDEVENACAKINAIVAAEHCRRERVEKRYLAMLEGEY
- the rpoZ gene encoding DNA-directed RNA polymerase subunit omega, producing MLYPSVDSLKNKIDSKYSLVSVASKRARQLQEEGGERLHSYVSAKQVGRALEEVAAGELTIEFANEDAVYEDEV